The proteins below come from a single Zea mays cultivar B73 chromosome 8, Zm-B73-REFERENCE-NAM-5.0, whole genome shotgun sequence genomic window:
- the LOC103634959 gene encoding putative CBL-interacting protein kinase 13, with translation MVRMAGKGGSSNGGGGGRESKKPALLLGRYEVGKLLGQGNFAKVYHARSVRTGEEVAIKVMEKEKILKSGLMAHIKREIAVLRRVRHPHIVQLYEVMATKLRIYFVMEYVRGGELFARVARGRLREDDARRYFQQLVSSVAFCHARGVYHRDIKPENLLLDDAGELKVTDFGLSAVAEQMRHDGLFHTFCGTPAYVAPEVLSRRGYDAAKADLWSCGVVLFVLAAGYLPFRDRNLVAMYRKIHRGEFRCPRWFSPGLTRLLRRVLDTSPPRRATAAEIMGDEWFKVGFRRFSFRVEDDRSFTRFDLDDDASTSPPEPDTPRADAAAAGREKPRRVAAGLTSCASAPSLLQLEARGGSSSSSSSSSSSRRRSSLNAFDIISFSRGFDLSGLFEGGGAPEQPPHPAAARFVSAAPAERVLAALEAAASAAGMAVRGRDDSSVSIEGTREGEHGALAVAAEIYELTPELLVVEVRRTSGGAADYEEFFRARLRPSLRDLVCDEDEPTLLQSDERSRSL, from the coding sequence ATGGTTAGGATGGCAGGCAAGGGAGGAAGCAGCAATGGCGGCGGCGGGGGGCGGGAGTCCAAGAAGCCGGCGCTCCTGCTGGGGCGGTACGAGGTGGGGAAGCTGCTGGGGCAGGGCAACTTCGCCAAGGTGTACCACGCGCGCAGCGTGCGCACTGGCGAGGAGGTGGCCATCAAGGTGATGGAGAAGGAGAAGATCCTCAAGTCCGGCCTGATGGCGCACATCAAGCGCGAGATCGCCGTGCTCCGGCGGGTGCGGCACCCGCACATCGTGCAGCTGTACGAGGTGATGGCCACGAAGCTGCGCATCTACTTCGTGATGGAGTACGTGCGCGGGGGCGAGCTGTTCGCGCGCGTGGCGCGGGGGCGGCTGAGGGAGGACGACGCGCGGCGCTACTTCCAGCAGCTGGTGTCGTCCGTGGCCTTCTGCCACGCGCGCGGGGTGTACCACCGGGACATCAAGCCCGAGAACCTGCTCCTGGACGACGCCGGCGAACTCAAGGTCACCGACTTCGGGCTGTCCGCGGTGGCCGAACAGATGCGGCACGACGGGCTGTTCCACACCTTCTGCGGCACCCCCGCGTACGTGGCGCCGGAGGTGCTCTCCCGCCGCGGCTACGACGCGGCCAAGGCCGACCTCTGGTCCTGCGGCGTCGTGCTCTTCGTGCTCGCGGCCGGATACCTCCCGTTCCGGGACCGCAACCTCGTGGCCATGTACCGCAAGATCCACAGGGGCGAGTTCCGCTGCCCCAGGTGGTTCTCGCCGGGGCTCACCCGCCTGCTGCGCCGCGTCCTCGACACCAGCCCGCCGCGCCGCGCCACCGCCGCCGAGATCATGGGCGACGAGTGGTTCAAGGTCGGCTTCCGCCGCTTCTCCTTCCGCGTCGAGGACGATCGCTCCTTCACCCGCTTCGACCTGGACGACGACGCGTCCACCTCGCCGCCCGAGCCGGACACACCACGGGCGGACGCCGCCGCCGCTGGCCGCGAGAAGCCGAGAAGGGTCGCCGCCGGGCTGACGTCGTGCGCGTCGGCGCCGTCGCTGCTGCAGCTGGAAGCGCGCGGcgggagcagcagcagcagcagcagcagcagcagcagccggcggcGGTCGAGCCTGAACGCGTTCGACATCATCTCCTTCTCGAGGGGGTTCGACCTGTCGGGCCTGTTCGAGGGCGGCGGCGCCCCGGAGCAGCCGCCGCACCCGGCGGCTGCGCGGTTCGTGTCGGCGGCCCCCGCGGAGCGGGTCCTGGCGGCGCTGGAGGCGGCCGCGTCGGCGGCCGGCATGGCGGTGCGCGGGAGGGACGACAGCTCGGTCAGCATTGAGGGGACGCGGGAGGGCGAGCACGGCGCGCTGGCCGTGGCCGCGGAGATCTACGAGCTCACGCCGGAGCTGCTGGTCGTGGAGGTCCGGCGCACGTCCGGCGGCGCCGCCGACTACGAGGAGTTCTTCCGCGCGCGGCTGAGGCCCAGCCTGCGCGACCTCGTGTGCGACGAGGACGAGCCCACGCTGCTTCAGTCCGACGAGCGCTCTCGGAGCCTATGA